In a genomic window of Microterricola viridarii:
- a CDS encoding bifunctional 3'-5' exonuclease/DNA polymerase, translated as MTIVLARNSPTEVVASSVDAHGELLGEATVLPFDRLAGFVAEREGAPEPERWVWSDSSRWYGDLLNAGVRVRRCHDLRLSHAILRNSTLTAHTAFARAEPSAWDQPVEPPSAHVAPVHSTLFDLGETMASGRSAAREDSAAEYRRQLQALAEVPDAGRLRLLLAAESVGALIAAEMRHAGLPWRTEVHDALLTAELGPRVPYGTRPARLEELAGRIRGILGDQSVNPDSPQNVLKALNRAGLMITSTNRWELAEYSHPVIAPLLEYKKRARLLTANGWTWMDQWIIDERFHPDYVPGGAATGRWATSGGGALQLPKQIRAAVTADPGWKLVVADAAQLEPRILAALSADTAMAAAGRGTDMYAGIVASGVVESREHAKVAMLGAMYGATTGESGRLMPKLTRAYPRAIRLVEQAARAGERGEHVTSWLGRSSPAPGADWQEAQRLASQPGASAAEESRARSRARDWGRFTRNFVVQGSAAEWALCWMGEIRNGLRAIEERSSTPPGRLATASGAVFESLPHLVFFLHDEIIVHTPEEHAEEVAQTVTEAAAFAGRLLFRDFPVDFPLGIAVVDRYSEAK; from the coding sequence GTGACCATCGTTCTCGCCCGCAACAGCCCGACCGAGGTCGTGGCGAGCAGCGTGGACGCGCACGGCGAGCTGCTCGGCGAGGCCACCGTGCTGCCGTTCGACCGGCTCGCCGGCTTCGTCGCCGAGCGGGAGGGCGCCCCGGAGCCGGAGCGCTGGGTGTGGAGCGACAGCTCCCGCTGGTACGGAGACCTGCTGAACGCCGGGGTGCGCGTGCGGCGCTGCCACGACCTGCGGCTCAGCCACGCGATCCTCCGCAACTCGACCCTCACCGCGCACACCGCATTCGCCCGCGCCGAGCCGAGCGCCTGGGACCAGCCGGTCGAGCCGCCGAGCGCGCACGTGGCCCCCGTGCACAGCACCCTGTTCGACCTCGGCGAGACCATGGCCAGCGGCCGCAGCGCCGCCCGCGAGGACAGCGCGGCCGAGTACCGGCGCCAGCTGCAGGCCCTCGCCGAGGTGCCGGATGCCGGCCGGCTGCGGCTGCTGCTGGCCGCCGAGTCCGTCGGCGCGCTCATCGCCGCCGAGATGCGCCACGCCGGGCTGCCGTGGCGCACCGAGGTGCACGACGCCCTGCTGACCGCTGAGCTCGGCCCGCGCGTGCCCTACGGCACCCGCCCGGCCCGGCTCGAGGAGCTGGCCGGCCGCATCCGCGGCATCCTCGGCGACCAGAGCGTCAACCCGGACTCCCCGCAGAACGTGCTCAAGGCGTTGAACCGCGCCGGGTTGATGATCACCTCCACCAACCGCTGGGAGCTGGCCGAGTACAGCCACCCGGTGATCGCGCCACTGCTCGAGTACAAGAAGCGGGCCAGGCTGCTGACCGCCAACGGCTGGACCTGGATGGACCAGTGGATCATCGACGAGCGCTTCCACCCCGACTACGTGCCGGGCGGTGCCGCGACCGGCCGCTGGGCGACCAGCGGCGGCGGCGCCCTGCAGCTGCCGAAGCAGATCCGCGCCGCCGTCACCGCCGACCCCGGCTGGAAGCTGGTCGTGGCCGATGCCGCCCAGCTGGAGCCGCGCATCCTGGCCGCCCTCTCGGCCGACACGGCGATGGCCGCGGCCGGCCGCGGCACCGACATGTACGCCGGCATCGTCGCCAGTGGCGTGGTGGAGAGCCGCGAGCACGCCAAGGTGGCCATGCTCGGCGCCATGTACGGGGCGACGACGGGGGAGAGCGGGCGGCTGATGCCGAAGCTCACCCGGGCCTACCCGCGCGCGATCCGGCTGGTGGAGCAGGCGGCCAGGGCCGGCGAGCGCGGCGAGCACGTGACCAGCTGGCTCGGCCGCTCGTCGCCGGCGCCCGGCGCGGACTGGCAGGAGGCCCAACGCCTGGCCAGCCAGCCAGGGGCGAGCGCCGCCGAGGAGTCCCGGGCGCGCAGCCGGGCCCGCGACTGGGGCCGGTTCACCCGCAACTTCGTCGTGCAGGGCAGCGCGGCCGAGTGGGCGCTGTGCTGGATGGGGGAGATCCGCAACGGTCTGCGCGCCATCGAGGAGCGCTCCAGCACCCCGCCGGGGCGCCTCGCCACGGCATCCGGTGCCGTCTTCGAGTCCCTCCCGCACCTCGTGTTCTTCCTGCACGACGAGATCATCGTGCACACGCCGGAGGAGCACGCGGAGGAGGTCGCCCAGACGGTGACCGAGGCCGCCGCCTTCGCCGGCCGGCTGCTGTTCCGCGACTTCCCGGTGGACTTCCCGCTCGGCATCGCGGTCGTCGACCGCTATTCCGAGGCCA